A region from the Salifodinibacter halophilus genome encodes:
- the carB gene encoding carbamoyl-phosphate synthase large subunit, protein MPKRSDISSILVIGAGPIIIGQACEFDYSGMQACKALTDEGFRVILVNSNPATIMTDPETADAVYIEPITPATVERIIEVERPDALLPTMGGQTALNCALDLYNGEVLKHHGVEMIGASQEAIDTAEDREAFREAMNEIGLATPASAIVHNAAEGDEVVARIGFPIISRPSFTLGGSGGGIAYNREEFDDLLARGLELSPTHEVLLEQSVLGWKEYEMEVVRDHADNCIIVCAIENIDPMGVHTGDSITVAPTQTLTDKEYQRMRDGSLACLRRIGVDTGGSNVQFAINPVDGQMIVIEMNPRVSRSSALASKATGFPVAKVAAKLAVGYTLDELANEITGGATPASFEPSIDYVVTKMPRFTFEKFPAADNRLTTQMKSVGEAMAIGRSFPESLQKAMRSVEIGSDGFEPIMPEADDETVLAHLRTELANPNQYRLWQIGEALRRDMSLAEIFELTQIDPWFTEQIAEIIAMEGALGAATLASLDDETLADYKRIGFSDRRLARLLESDEFTLRRTRQKANVTPVYKRVDSCAAEFPTATAYQYSTYEQVCEASPGTGRKIMVLGGGPNRIGQGIEFDYCCVHAALAMREDGCETVMVNCNPETVSTDYDTSDRLYFEPLTFEDVMAVVDVEKPDGIIVQYGGQTPLGLARRLEAAGAPIIGTSPDSIDLAEDRDRFLNLIHKLGLKQPANRSARSESEAIGAAAEVGYPMVVRPSHVLGGRAMEVVYNRDELQHYMDNNVRVASDSPVLLDRFLEEAIELDVDAVSDGEAVYVGGIMEHIEQAGVHSGDSACCLPPYSLDEALLAEIREQTATLARALSVVGLMNVQFAIVGRDVYILEVNPRASRTVPFVSKATGVPLARIAARAMAGQSLADQGVTQAVELGHYAIKEAVFPFKKFPAVDPLLGPEMKSTGEVMGAGRTFGEAFAKSQLAAGMGLPDHGTALITVRDADKSAAIELGRTLTAAGLELVATRGTADALNEAGVACRVVNKVKQGRPHIVDMIKNGEIALVINTTEGKKAIEESRSIRIAALRYQVAYFTTIAGARACSEALSESATGAVYRLQALQQAAE, encoded by the coding sequence ATGCCCAAGCGTAGCGACATAAGCAGCATCCTCGTTATCGGTGCAGGGCCGATCATCATCGGCCAAGCCTGTGAGTTTGACTATTCGGGCATGCAGGCCTGCAAGGCGCTGACCGACGAGGGTTTTCGCGTCATTCTCGTGAACTCCAACCCGGCCACGATCATGACCGATCCGGAAACAGCGGACGCGGTCTATATCGAGCCCATTACACCCGCTACTGTCGAGCGCATCATCGAAGTGGAGCGCCCGGATGCGCTGTTGCCGACCATGGGTGGGCAGACCGCGCTGAATTGCGCGTTGGATCTGTATAACGGCGAAGTCTTGAAACACCACGGTGTGGAGATGATCGGTGCCTCACAGGAGGCGATCGACACTGCCGAGGATCGCGAGGCGTTTCGCGAGGCGATGAACGAGATCGGCTTGGCCACGCCGGCTTCGGCCATCGTGCACAACGCCGCCGAAGGTGATGAAGTCGTGGCCCGCATCGGTTTTCCGATCATTTCACGGCCGTCGTTTACGCTCGGTGGCAGTGGTGGTGGCATTGCCTATAACCGTGAGGAGTTCGACGATCTGCTCGCGCGCGGGCTGGAACTGTCGCCGACGCACGAAGTGCTCCTGGAACAGTCGGTGCTGGGCTGGAAAGAATACGAAATGGAAGTTGTTCGTGACCACGCGGATAACTGCATCATCGTCTGCGCGATCGAAAACATCGATCCGATGGGCGTGCACACGGGCGACTCGATCACGGTTGCGCCGACCCAGACGCTGACCGACAAGGAATATCAGCGCATGCGCGATGGTTCGCTGGCATGCCTGCGCCGGATTGGCGTGGACACTGGCGGCTCGAATGTGCAATTCGCCATCAACCCGGTCGACGGGCAGATGATTGTCATTGAGATGAATCCGCGCGTGTCGCGCTCTTCGGCGCTGGCCTCCAAGGCGACAGGATTCCCGGTCGCCAAGGTCGCAGCCAAACTGGCAGTCGGTTATACGCTCGACGAACTGGCCAACGAAATCACCGGTGGCGCGACGCCGGCATCGTTTGAGCCGTCGATCGACTATGTCGTGACCAAGATGCCGCGGTTTACGTTCGAGAAATTCCCGGCTGCGGACAATCGACTGACCACACAGATGAAGTCGGTCGGAGAGGCTATGGCGATCGGGCGTAGTTTCCCCGAGTCGCTGCAAAAAGCCATGCGCAGTGTGGAAATCGGCTCGGATGGATTCGAACCCATCATGCCCGAGGCCGACGACGAAACCGTGTTGGCGCATCTGCGTACCGAGCTCGCCAACCCAAACCAGTACCGGCTTTGGCAGATTGGCGAGGCGCTGCGGCGCGACATGTCGCTGGCCGAGATCTTTGAATTAACGCAAATTGATCCGTGGTTTACCGAGCAGATTGCGGAAATCATCGCCATGGAAGGCGCGCTAGGCGCTGCGACACTCGCCTCGCTGGATGACGAAACACTGGCCGATTATAAGCGGATCGGGTTTTCCGATCGGCGCTTGGCGCGGCTGCTGGAAAGTGATGAATTCACCCTGCGCCGCACGCGGCAAAAAGCGAATGTAACGCCGGTGTATAAGCGCGTTGACTCGTGTGCGGCCGAATTCCCGACTGCGACGGCCTACCAGTACTCGACCTACGAACAAGTCTGTGAGGCCAGCCCCGGCACGGGCCGTAAGATCATGGTTCTGGGCGGTGGTCCCAACCGTATCGGGCAGGGCATCGAGTTCGACTATTGCTGCGTCCATGCTGCGCTGGCCATGCGCGAGGACGGTTGCGAAACGGTCATGGTCAACTGCAACCCAGAGACCGTGTCGACCGACTACGACACCTCCGATCGGCTGTATTTCGAGCCGTTGACGTTCGAGGACGTCATGGCTGTGGTCGATGTCGAGAAACCCGACGGCATCATCGTGCAGTACGGCGGGCAGACCCCGCTGGGGTTGGCGCGCCGTCTGGAAGCAGCGGGCGCGCCTATCATCGGTACGAGCCCGGATTCGATCGACCTGGCCGAGGATCGCGACCGATTCCTCAATTTGATCCACAAATTGGGCCTGAAACAACCGGCCAACCGTAGTGCGCGCTCGGAATCCGAGGCTATCGGTGCGGCCGCCGAAGTCGGCTACCCGATGGTGGTTCGGCCGTCGCACGTGCTTGGCGGTCGGGCGATGGAGGTCGTCTACAACCGCGATGAGCTCCAGCATTATATGGACAACAATGTCCGTGTTGCCAGTGATTCGCCCGTGCTGCTGGACCGCTTCCTGGAAGAGGCGATCGAGTTGGATGTCGACGCTGTATCCGACGGCGAGGCAGTTTATGTCGGCGGCATCATGGAGCATATCGAGCAGGCCGGCGTGCACTCCGGCGACTCAGCGTGTTGCCTGCCGCCGTACAGCCTCGACGAGGCGTTGCTGGCCGAGATACGTGAGCAGACCGCTACATTGGCCCGCGCGTTGTCGGTGGTTGGTTTGATGAACGTGCAGTTCGCCATTGTCGGGCGTGACGTCTATATCCTCGAGGTCAACCCGAGGGCATCGCGCACGGTGCCGTTTGTCTCCAAGGCGACCGGTGTGCCGCTAGCGCGGATCGCCGCGCGCGCCATGGCCGGCCAGTCTCTGGCGGATCAGGGCGTGACCCAAGCGGTTGAGCTGGGCCACTATGCTATTAAGGAAGCGGTCTTTCCATTCAAGAAATTTCCGGCTGTCGATCCATTGCTTGGCCCCGAGATGAAGTCCACCGGCGAAGTCATGGGGGCGGGGCGCACCTTCGGCGAAGCGTTTGCCAAATCGCAGCTTGCCGCCGGCATGGGGCTGCCCGACCACGGTACGGCTCTGATTACCGTACGCGATGCGGATAAATCAGCAGCGATCGAGCTTGGTCGGACACTCACGGCCGCCGGACTTGAATTGGTCGCGACACGCGGCACCGCGGACGCGCTGAACGAAGCCGGCGTTGCTTGCCGCGTGGTCAATAAAGTCAAACAAGGCCGGCCGCATATTGTCGACATGATTAAGAACGGCGAAATCGCGCTGGTGATCAATACCACCGAGGGCAAGAAGGCCATCGAGGAATCGCGTTCGATCCGGATTGCGGCGCTGCGCTACCAGGTTGCTTATTTCACGACTATCGCCGGCGCGCGCGCGTGCAGCGAGGCGTTAAGCGAATCTGCGACCGGTGCGGTATATCGGTTGCAGGCGCTTCAGCAGGCCGCGGAATAA
- the ectA gene encoding diaminobutyrate acetyltransferase: MSLDEDAPAVDAKPISFRCPEKEDGADLIRLVRGTGVLDVNSAYAYMLIGEHHAHTSVLAEIEGEPVGFVSAYRPHSLPETLFVWQVGVAEAGRGQGLATRMLFDILTRPICEDVRYLDTTIATNNDASKTLFRRLAERINANCDVQELFSAEMFENEQAAEHLFRIGPFDTTVIRAQNL; this comes from the coding sequence ATGAGTCTTGATGAAGACGCACCGGCGGTCGACGCTAAGCCGATCAGTTTCCGGTGCCCCGAGAAAGAAGATGGCGCCGATCTGATCCGGCTAGTGCGCGGTACCGGCGTTCTGGATGTTAACTCGGCTTACGCCTACATGCTGATTGGTGAGCATCACGCGCATACCAGTGTGCTCGCCGAAATCGAAGGTGAGCCGGTCGGTTTCGTATCGGCGTATCGGCCACATTCGTTGCCGGAAACGCTGTTCGTGTGGCAGGTAGGGGTCGCCGAGGCGGGCCGTGGCCAAGGCCTGGCCACGCGCATGTTGTTCGACATCCTGACGCGGCCAATCTGCGAAGACGTGCGTTATCTCGATACGACTATCGCGACCAATAATGACGCGTCGAAAACCCTGTTCCGGCGATTGGCTGAGCGCATCAACGCTAACTGCGACGTACAAGAGCTGTTCTCAGCCGAGATGTTCGAAAACGAACAGGCCGCCGAGCATCTGTTTCGTATTGGGCCTTTCGACACCACCGTAATCCGCGCGCAGAACCTATAG
- the ectB gene encoding diaminobutyrate--2-oxoglutarate transaminase, whose amino-acid sequence MQTIERLESEVRGYVRSFPTVFSTAKGNRQTDENAREYIDFFGGAGALNYGHNDEAMKKALIDYIESDGVTHGLDTATAAKQRFLEAFDEIVMKPRDMNYKLQFPGPTGTNAVEAALKLARKVTGRSQIMHFTHGFHGMTLGAMTVTANAAIRESAGVDIADSTVVPYSDFYDDPQQSIAYIERMLTDPFSGMDKPAAMIVEAVQGEGGIHVADYDWLKEIERLCRDHDILLILDEIQAGVGRTGPFFAFEPSGIKPDMITMAKSVSGYGLPMSLVLIRPEIDEWDAGEHTGTFRGNNHAFVTAVAALETYWRDDTLHQETLRKGEHARERMRSMIDRVDGFNATIRGQGLFIGMDCERPELGNEISAACFERGLILETTGEDDRVVKVMPPLITPDADLDAGLDILEDAVKYVGRQHGLAGTAA is encoded by the coding sequence ATGCAGACGATCGAGCGTCTCGAATCCGAAGTCCGCGGTTACGTCCGTTCATTTCCGACCGTGTTTTCCACGGCCAAGGGCAATCGACAGACCGACGAAAACGCGCGTGAATATATCGACTTCTTTGGCGGCGCGGGCGCGCTCAATTATGGCCACAACGATGAGGCCATGAAAAAAGCGTTGATCGATTACATCGAGTCGGACGGCGTGACCCACGGCCTCGATACGGCGACGGCCGCCAAGCAACGGTTTCTGGAGGCGTTCGACGAAATCGTGATGAAGCCGCGGGATATGAACTATAAGCTTCAGTTCCCGGGGCCGACCGGTACCAACGCTGTCGAAGCCGCGCTAAAACTCGCTCGCAAAGTCACCGGCCGCAGCCAGATCATGCACTTCACGCATGGGTTCCACGGCATGACGCTCGGGGCTATGACCGTAACCGCCAACGCTGCGATTCGTGAAAGCGCTGGCGTGGATATTGCGGACAGCACGGTCGTGCCCTATAGCGATTTCTACGACGACCCGCAGCAGTCGATCGCCTATATCGAGCGCATGTTGACCGATCCGTTTTCGGGCATGGACAAACCGGCGGCGATGATTGTCGAAGCCGTGCAAGGCGAGGGCGGGATCCATGTCGCCGACTATGATTGGCTCAAAGAGATCGAGCGCCTCTGTCGCGACCACGATATTTTGCTAATCCTGGATGAAATACAAGCCGGTGTTGGTCGGACTGGCCCGTTTTTCGCCTTTGAGCCGTCGGGCATCAAGCCGGACATGATTACGATGGCCAAATCGGTATCGGGTTATGGCCTGCCGATGTCGCTCGTTTTGATCCGGCCCGAGATCGACGAATGGGATGCCGGCGAGCATACCGGCACATTCCGTGGCAACAACCATGCGTTTGTCACTGCAGTCGCTGCGCTGGAGACCTATTGGCGCGACGATACGCTCCATCAGGAAACGCTTCGAAAAGGCGAGCATGCCCGAGAGCGCATGCGTTCCATGATTGATCGCGTGGACGGATTCAACGCCACGATTCGTGGTCAGGGGCTTTTTATCGGTATGGACTGCGAGCGCCCGGAACTCGGCAACGAGATTTCGGCTGCCTGCTTTGAGCGTGGCCTGATCCTGGAGACGACCGGCGAGGATGATCGCGTCGTCAAGGTGATGCCGCCATTGATCACGCCCGATGCCGATCTCGATGCGGGGCTGGATATCCTCGAAGACGCCGTCAAATATGTCGGGCGTCAGCATGGGCTTGCCGGTACAGCCGCTTGA
- a CDS encoding ectoine synthase has product MKIIRTEELRGTDREVISPDGWTSVRWLLKSDGMGYSFHETTFPPGLECDMWYKYHLEAVFCYQGEGSIVNRDTGEEFQISPGTVYALDEHDRHTLKASSELKLVCVFNPPCTGREMHDEDGSYLPDTE; this is encoded by the coding sequence ATGAAAATTATACGAACCGAAGAATTGCGTGGCACGGACCGCGAAGTCATAAGCCCCGATGGTTGGACCAGTGTTCGTTGGCTTCTGAAGTCCGACGGCATGGGGTACTCGTTCCACGAAACGACATTCCCGCCGGGCCTCGAGTGCGATATGTGGTACAAGTACCACCTGGAGGCGGTGTTTTGTTATCAGGGCGAAGGTTCGATCGTTAATCGTGATACCGGCGAGGAGTTTCAGATTTCTCCCGGTACCGTGTACGCACTCGATGAGCACGATCGCCACACGCTCAAAGCAAGTAGCGAGCTCAAACTCGTCTGTGTCTTCAATCCGCCGTGTACCGGCCGGGAAATGCACGACGAAGATGGCAGCTACCTGCCGGATACGGAATAG
- a CDS encoding epoxyqueuosine reductase QueH: MNHYSLDDYTRPVLETPEPGAKLLLHSCCAPCGGEILEAVTAAGIDTTVYFYNPNIHPAAEYEMRKDEDKRFCDKLGVPHIDGDYDTEHWFDRIKGLEDEPERGKRCTVCFDVRFERTAAYAAKHGFGVISSTLGISRWKNMEQINDCGVRAASRYDDVTYWTINWRKKGGSQRMIEIAKRESFYQQEYCGCVYSLRDTNRHRRSQGRPRVQKGVKFYGREAITGGDGRGEYPARDTESTD; the protein is encoded by the coding sequence ATGAACCATTACAGCCTTGATGATTACACCCGCCCTGTGCTGGAAACGCCGGAGCCGGGCGCAAAGTTGTTACTGCACTCATGCTGCGCACCGTGCGGCGGTGAGATCCTCGAAGCGGTGACAGCTGCTGGTATTGATACGACGGTGTATTTCTATAACCCCAATATTCACCCAGCCGCCGAGTACGAAATGCGCAAGGACGAGGATAAGCGTTTCTGCGACAAACTCGGCGTGCCGCATATCGACGGCGATTATGACACCGAGCATTGGTTCGATCGCATCAAGGGGCTAGAAGACGAGCCTGAACGTGGCAAACGCTGCACGGTGTGTTTCGACGTGCGTTTCGAGCGCACCGCGGCTTACGCAGCAAAGCATGGATTTGGCGTGATTTCGTCGACGCTCGGTATTTCGCGTTGGAAGAATATGGAACAAATCAATGATTGCGGCGTGCGCGCGGCCTCGCGTTATGACGACGTCACCTACTGGACGATCAACTGGCGCAAGAAGGGCGGTTCACAGCGCATGATTGAGATTGCCAAGCGCGAATCGTTCTACCAGCAGGAATATTGTGGCTGTGTCTACAGCCTGCGGGACACCAATCGTCATCGCCGTTCGCAGGGGCGACCGCGCGTGCAAAAAGGGGTCAAGTTTTATGGCCGCGAGGCGATTACAGGTGGCGATGGCCGCGGTGAATACCCGGCGCGTGATACCGAATCAACCGATTGA
- a CDS encoding cation transporter — protein sequence MSATEPAAGVGDKTRVTLLGAILNLPLAAIKILAGIFGHSQALLADGIHSAADLIGDALVFTSVRVASRNADADHPYGHARIETAATGGVALFLLITAGSLAYGGGLDVIRGDASGAAPTVLALAVALASLAFKEALFWYTLAIARRTQSPLLRANAWHHRSDALSSIAAIAGIIGSMLGVPIGDGLATIAIALMLAIIGARYGWQSFRELTDAGLTPDRVRAVRERIMAVPGVYRMRRLRTRVMGGHDAFADVGVLVDPYLSLTEAHRISERISAELIGAIDEIADVCVHIEPDGQADKPAAHGLPLREEILPTLRTRWAVVDIAQRIERVVLHYVEDAIWVDLVLPLELASEDATHQAAFDRALADLTTVAGVRLYYVRCARAMHGA from the coding sequence ATGAGCGCTACCGAGCCGGCCGCAGGCGTGGGCGATAAAACGCGGGTGACGCTGCTGGGGGCGATTCTCAATTTGCCGCTGGCGGCGATCAAGATCCTGGCCGGGATTTTCGGTCACTCACAGGCGTTGTTGGCCGACGGTATCCATTCGGCTGCCGATCTGATCGGTGATGCGCTGGTTTTTACCTCGGTCCGTGTCGCTAGCCGCAACGCCGACGCCGACCATCCGTACGGCCACGCGCGCATTGAGACAGCGGCAACCGGTGGTGTGGCGCTGTTTTTGTTGATTACGGCCGGTAGCCTCGCCTATGGCGGCGGGTTGGATGTCATCCGGGGTGATGCAAGTGGGGCAGCACCGACGGTTTTAGCACTCGCGGTGGCGCTGGCGTCGCTGGCGTTCAAAGAAGCGCTTTTCTGGTATACCTTGGCCATCGCGCGACGGACGCAGTCGCCGCTGCTACGTGCCAACGCTTGGCACCATCGTAGCGATGCGCTGTCATCGATTGCCGCCATCGCCGGCATCATTGGATCCATGCTGGGTGTGCCCATCGGCGATGGCCTTGCAACGATCGCGATCGCGCTCATGCTGGCGATAATTGGCGCACGCTACGGTTGGCAAAGTTTTCGTGAGTTAACCGATGCAGGGCTTACGCCGGACCGGGTGCGTGCCGTGCGCGAGCGGATCATGGCTGTGCCGGGCGTGTACCGGATGCGCCGGCTGCGAACGCGCGTCATGGGCGGTCACGATGCGTTTGCCGACGTCGGCGTGCTGGTTGATCCGTATCTGAGCCTAACCGAGGCACACCGCATCAGTGAGCGTATCAGCGCCGAATTGATTGGTGCGATCGACGAGATCGCCGACGTTTGCGTTCACATCGAGCCCGACGGTCAGGCCGATAAGCCGGCTGCGCATGGCCTGCCGTTGCGCGAGGAAATATTACCGACGCTGCGGACGCGCTGGGCCGTTGTCGACATTGCGCAACGGATCGAGCGCGTCGTGCTGCACTATGTCGAAGACGCGATATGGGTTGATTTGGTGCTGCCGCTCGAACTCGCGAGTGAAGACGCCACGCATCAGGCCGCGTTCGACCGGGCACTGGCCGACCTAACGACCGTTGCCGGCGTGCGCCTCTATTACGTCCGATGCGCCCGTGCTATGCACGGTGCATGA
- a CDS encoding glutamate--cysteine ligase — MSAPSKSGGAPISDRRQLINYFEEGCKPPSRWRLGTEHEKFVFDRDSLQPLPFYGQRSISAFLQRLTEYGWTPMFEGDDVVALESGGCHITLEPGGQLELAGAPLESIHEACNEVNAHLDQAKAVGDELGAGLIGLGFQPKWARDECPWMPRERYKIMGDYMPKVGSLGLDMMLRTSTVQVNIDYGSEADMIKKFRVGLALQPIATALFANSPFTEGRPNGYKSYRSHIWTDTDPDRSGMLDWVFESNMGFESYVDYALDVPMYFVFRDGQYLDAAGQSFRDFLAGKLPALPGEYPTLSDWDDHLTTLFPEVRLKRFMEMRGADGGPWGRLCALPALWAGLCYDSQALDEAWQLCRDFTRDERHYLRERAAVDGLAASFRGRPLAATAREVLAIARRGLERRARLDSFERDETQFLKQLEAIADSETTAADDLLSLYHGRWRESVDPVFTEFAY; from the coding sequence ATGTCCGCACCCTCAAAATCTGGTGGCGCACCGATAAGTGACCGGCGCCAGCTCATCAATTACTTCGAAGAGGGCTGCAAACCACCAAGCCGCTGGCGCCTGGGCACCGAACACGAGAAGTTCGTGTTCGACCGCGACAGCCTCCAACCACTGCCGTTCTACGGTCAGCGCAGCATCAGCGCCTTCCTGCAGCGACTCACCGAGTACGGCTGGACGCCGATGTTCGAGGGTGATGACGTCGTCGCGCTCGAGTCCGGTGGCTGCCACATTACGCTGGAGCCCGGCGGACAACTGGAGCTGGCCGGTGCGCCACTGGAGTCGATCCATGAGGCATGCAACGAGGTCAACGCCCATCTCGATCAAGCCAAAGCGGTCGGCGACGAGCTCGGCGCCGGCCTGATCGGCCTCGGTTTCCAACCCAAATGGGCACGCGATGAGTGTCCATGGATGCCGCGCGAACGCTACAAAATCATGGGCGATTACATGCCGAAAGTCGGCTCGCTAGGCCTCGACATGATGCTCCGAACCTCGACGGTCCAGGTCAATATCGACTATGGCTCGGAAGCCGACATGATCAAGAAATTCCGAGTCGGTCTAGCGCTGCAGCCGATCGCAACGGCCCTGTTCGCGAATTCGCCATTCACCGAGGGCCGACCCAATGGTTACAAGAGTTATCGCAGCCATATCTGGACCGATACCGATCCGGACCGCTCTGGCATGCTCGACTGGGTCTTCGAGTCGAACATGGGCTTCGAAAGCTATGTCGACTACGCGCTCGATGTGCCGATGTATTTCGTCTTTCGCGACGGGCAATATCTCGATGCGGCCGGGCAATCGTTTCGTGACTTCCTGGCCGGCAAACTACCCGCGCTGCCTGGTGAATATCCCACGTTATCGGATTGGGATGATCATCTGACCACCCTGTTTCCGGAAGTGCGATTGAAGCGTTTCATGGAAATGCGCGGTGCCGATGGCGGCCCGTGGGGACGGCTGTGTGCGCTGCCGGCTTTATGGGCGGGCTTGTGTTACGACAGCCAGGCGCTCGACGAAGCCTGGCAGTTGTGCCGCGACTTCACGCGCGACGAACGCCACTATCTGCGCGAGCGTGCCGCAGTCGACGGTCTCGCCGCATCATTCCGCGGGCGACCATTGGCTGCGACCGCCCGCGAGGTATTGGCGATCGCCCGCCGCGGGCTCGAGCGCCGGGCCCGCCTCGATTCATTCGAACGCGACGAAACCCAGTTCCTGAAACAACTGGAGGCCATCGCCGACAGCGAGACAACGGCCGCGGATGACCTGCTATCGCTCTATCACGGGCGCTGGCGCGAATCGGTCGATCCAGTGTTTACCGAATTCGCTTATTGA
- the ubiA gene encoding 4-hydroxybenzoate octaprenyltransferase, translating to MMASTRDLSHNGRMSTLASIADRYLRLTRLNKPIGILLVGWPMLWALWLAADGLPSAWILTVFVIGAILMRSAGCVVNDFADRRIDGGVKRTRERPIATGEVTPGEALVLCGVLCVLAFALVLTLNAVTIVMSLVAVGLAMLYPFTKRLTFWPQAFLGLAFGWAVPMAYTAVIGTVPLSGWILFAATLVWALIYDSFYAIVDRDDDIKLGVKSTAVLWGRFELAFIALFQVIFFGLLVAVGVVVALGAAYYVGLAVAAAMAVYHQWLTRHRDRMACFRAFMQHNVMGGIIFAGIVIAQLLG from the coding sequence ATGATGGCTAGCACGCGAGACTTGAGCCACAATGGTCGTATGTCGACGCTCGCATCCATCGCAGACCGCTATCTGCGGCTGACCCGTTTGAATAAGCCCATCGGTATTTTATTGGTTGGTTGGCCCATGCTTTGGGCTCTGTGGTTGGCCGCCGATGGTCTGCCCAGTGCGTGGATACTGACCGTGTTCGTAATCGGCGCGATCTTGATGCGCTCGGCGGGTTGCGTGGTCAACGATTTTGCCGATCGCCGAATCGATGGCGGCGTTAAACGAACCCGCGAACGTCCGATTGCGACTGGTGAAGTGACGCCAGGCGAAGCGCTCGTGCTTTGTGGTGTGCTCTGTGTGTTGGCGTTTGCGTTGGTGCTGACGTTGAATGCCGTCACCATTGTGATGTCGCTCGTGGCCGTCGGGCTGGCGATGTTGTATCCGTTCACCAAGCGCCTGACGTTTTGGCCGCAGGCGTTTCTGGGCCTGGCTTTCGGCTGGGCCGTGCCGATGGCGTACACTGCTGTGATTGGAACCGTGCCGCTAAGCGGTTGGATACTTTTCGCCGCAACCCTGGTCTGGGCGCTGATCTACGATAGCTTCTATGCCATAGTCGACCGCGACGACGACATCAAACTCGGTGTGAAGTCGACGGCTGTGCTTTGGGGACGCTTCGAGCTCGCGTTCATTGCATTGTTTCAGGTAATTTTTTTTGGCCTGCTGGTCGCAGTCGGTGTCGTTGTGGCGCTAGGCGCGGCATACTATGTCGGACTCGCCGTTGCCGCGGCCATGGCGGTCTATCATCAGTGGCTGACGCGGCATCGTGATCGCATGGCCTGTTTTCGCGCCTTCATGCAACATAATGTGATGGGCGGCATCATATTCGCCGGCATCGTCATCGCCCAGTTGCTGGGGTGA
- the greA gene encoding transcription elongation factor GreA: MDKTPLTESGAEALRAELKRLKQTERPRIVAAIEEARAHGDLKENAEYHAAKEEQGFNEDRIADLERKIASAQIINVVQAGEQAGDRIVFGATVQLADENSGDEFAYQIVGEDEADIKSGLLSFATPIARALIGKSEGDVVDVDVPGGQRTLEILAVKYV, encoded by the coding sequence ATGGACAAGACACCATTAACCGAATCGGGCGCGGAAGCCCTTCGCGCCGAATTGAAGCGTCTCAAGCAGACAGAGCGCCCGCGTATCGTGGCCGCCATCGAGGAAGCGCGTGCGCACGGCGATCTGAAAGAGAACGCCGAATACCATGCGGCCAAGGAAGAACAAGGGTTCAACGAGGATCGGATCGCCGACCTGGAACGAAAAATCGCCTCGGCGCAGATCATCAACGTGGTCCAGGCGGGCGAGCAGGCCGGCGATCGAATCGTGTTCGGCGCCACCGTCCAGTTGGCTGACGAGAATTCGGGTGACGAATTCGCTTACCAGATCGTTGGCGAGGATGAGGCCGATATCAAATCGGGCCTTTTATCATTCGCCACACCTATCGCCCGCGCACTGATCGGTAAATCCGAGGGTGATGTGGTCGATGTTGATGTGCCGGGCGGTCAGCGAACGTTGGAAATACTGGCGGTCAAGTACGTCTGA
- a CDS encoding YhbY family RNA-binding protein, whose protein sequence is MANEQQPDRRALKRRAHHLKPLVRAGAAGMSDAVVAELDATLSAHELVKIRVDAPDRATRRTLVDDACARVDAECVQRIGHTATLYRPNPDETADDDSP, encoded by the coding sequence ATGGCAAACGAACAACAACCCGATCGACGCGCATTGAAGCGCCGGGCCCACCATCTCAAACCCCTCGTTCGCGCCGGCGCCGCCGGCATGAGCGACGCGGTCGTCGCTGAACTGGACGCCACACTCAGCGCACACGAACTGGTCAAAATCCGCGTTGATGCACCCGACCGCGCGACGCGTCGGACATTAGTCGATGACGCCTGTGCGCGGGTCGATGCCGAATGCGTGCAGCGAATCGGCCATACCGCGACGCTCTATCGACCCAACCCGGACGAAACAGCGGATGACGATTCGCCGTAA